ACGAGCTGGGCGACCTCGTCGATGTCGAACGGTTTCGTAATGTAGTGGAACGCGCCCAGCTTCATCGCCCGAACGGCGGATTCGATCGACGCGTGGCCTGTCATGAGGATCACCTCGACCCCCGGACGGACTTTTCGGGCGTGGGCGAGCACCGAAAGCCCGTCCGTCCCCGGCATCTTCAGGTCGGTGAGGACCACGTCGACGGGGTGCTGGTCGATGTGCTGCAGGGCTTCTTCCCCGGTGCGGGCCTCGTAGACCAGAAGGTCGGACCGCCCGAACACGTTTCGAAGGAGGGCGAGGGTGACTTCCTCGTCCTCGGCGATCAGGAGGGATTTTTTCATCGGATCCAGTGTACAGAATCGTCCCTCCCGGGTAAAGTTTCCGATCCGGTCCGTCGATAAGAGGACAGTGCGGCCATCGTGCCGTCGGCAGGGGACCGGAGGGGCATTGAAGGTTTCCGATCGGGGGGGGTGGGGCGCGCTGCTCGAAGAGACGCGCCGTGCGGTCGACGTGCTGTCCGAGGGCCGTTCGCGACGTATCGAGAAGATACGGTCGGCC
This sequence is a window from Candidatus Deferrimicrobium sp.. Protein-coding genes within it:
- a CDS encoding flagellar biosynthesis anti-sigma factor FlgM, with protein sequence MKVSDRGGWGALLEETRRAVDVLSEGRSRRIEKIRSALRDGTYRVDGRQVAGKMVSDAVRELRDRLR